One window from the genome of Epinephelus moara isolate mb chromosome 5, YSFRI_EMoa_1.0, whole genome shotgun sequence encodes:
- the LOC126389688 gene encoding sodium/calcium exchanger 1-like, with the protein MSERKAVLLQEVGGFVRTGKDIYRKVQGRDHPAPSTVINITEEGAEEVLTKKEEEERRIAEMGRPTLGEHVKLEVIIEESYEFKNTVDKLLKKTNLALVIGTNSWREQFVEAITVSSGDDDDDECGEEKLPSCFDYVMHFLTVFWKLLFAFVPPTDYWNGWACFCVSISVIGMLTAVIGDLASHFGCTVGLKDSVTAVVFVALGTSVPDTFASKVAAIQDQYADASIGNVTGSNAVNVFLGIGVAWSIAAIYHYSKGQVFKVDPGTLAFSVTLFTIFAFICIGVLVYRRRPEIGGELGGPRIPKILTTCLFFSLWLMYIIFSSLEAYCHIKGF; encoded by the exons ATGAGTGAGAGGAAAG CTGTGTTGCTTCAGGAAGTCG GTGGATTCGTGAGAACAG GCAAAGACATCTACAGGAAGGTCCAGGGACGAGACCACCCCGCCCCGTCCACCGTCATCAACATCACAG AGGAGGGGGCCGAGGAGGTTTTGAccaagaaggaggaggaggagaggcggATCGCGGAGATGGGAAGACCCACGCTGGGTGAACACGTCAAACTGGAGGTCATCATTGAGGAGTCGTATGAGTTCAAG AACACTGTGGACAAACTCCTGAAGAAGACCAACCTGGCCCTGGTGATCGGGACAAACAGCTGGAGAGAGCAGTTTGTGGAGGCCATCACAGTCAGCTCTG gtgatgatgatgatgatgaatgtgGCGAGGAGAAGCTGCCCTCCTGTTTTGACTATGTCATGCACTTCCTCACCGTCTTCTGGAAGCTTCTGTTTGCCTTCGTTCCTCCCACCGACTACTGGAACGGTTGGGCCTGCTTCTGCGTCTCCATCTCCGTCATCGGCATGCTGACGGCTGTCATCGGCGACCTGGCGTCACATTTTGGCTGCACCGTCGGCCTCAAAGACTCTGTCACTGCTGTGGTGTTTGTAGCTTTGGGCACATCTGTACCAG acACCTTTGCCAGTAAGGTGGCAGCCATCCAGGACCAATACGCCGACGCCTCCATCGGCAACGTGACAGGAAGTAACGCTGTCAACGTCTTTCTTGGTATTGGCGTTGCCTGGTCCATTGCTGCCATTTACCACTACTCCAAGGGCCAGGTGTTCAAGGTCGACCCGGGCACGCTGGCCTTCTCTGTCACACTCTTCACCATCTTTGCCTTCATCTGCATCGGCGTCCTCGTGTACCGCCGCCGGCCCGAGATCGGCGGGGAGCTCGGCGGACCCAGAATCCCCAAGATCCTCACGACCTGCCTGTTCTTCAGCCTGTGGTTAATGTACATTATCTTCTCCTCACTGGAGGCCTACTGCCACATAAAGGGCTTCTAA